One stretch of Oceanipulchritudo coccoides DNA includes these proteins:
- a CDS encoding GspE/PulE family protein, with protein sequence MVPDPLTKEMWEKVVGEWRTRGEEFTLMEWIIHSRCLTETVLKQSLAAGTGSRMLEEILPVCDSEKDASSSVLENNGFLVGKDSENRKVVAGGKELPPSLEEYLGVNHFSWEWVLLNPVRKSNSKPDFAAGSEKESSPDQSTLMKRVESLLIEASANFASDIHFERFDGRLVIRRKERGGMENMGIWKEPECSECLRILKRQANISTAQLSLPQDGRLEVKQGPSRLSFRVSHIHAVNGESLVLRLIGKESILPEPEQLGMPSTLSTRAKTSLLYERGIVLCTGSTGSGKTTTMCSLISSLNKHCLKILTIEDPIEFDLSNATQCAVNPSTGWTFSEALKAFLRQDPDIIMIGEIRDEESAAMACRAGLTGHSVLSSLHAHSPVAALDRLQAWGLAPGILAESIRLVIHQKLTVNPKSKIRKAHFKWISGDPDEIYSYYLNKTIPASWPVPDNPLAPSTSDGVSYPVT encoded by the coding sequence TTGGTACCCGATCCTCTCACGAAGGAAATGTGGGAGAAGGTCGTCGGGGAATGGCGGACTCGCGGCGAGGAATTCACCCTGATGGAATGGATTATCCATTCCCGTTGTTTAACTGAAACAGTATTGAAACAGTCCTTGGCCGCGGGGACAGGGAGCCGGATGCTGGAAGAGATACTCCCCGTGTGCGACTCGGAAAAGGATGCCTCGTCATCCGTCTTGGAGAACAACGGATTTCTGGTTGGAAAGGATAGTGAAAACAGGAAAGTCGTTGCGGGAGGGAAAGAGCTTCCTCCAAGTTTGGAGGAATACCTGGGTGTGAATCATTTTTCATGGGAGTGGGTGTTGTTGAATCCCGTCCGGAAATCAAATTCTAAACCGGATTTTGCGGCAGGATCAGAGAAGGAGAGTTCCCCGGATCAATCAACCCTCATGAAAAGAGTGGAGTCACTGCTCATTGAAGCTTCCGCAAATTTTGCTTCGGACATTCATTTTGAGCGTTTTGATGGCCGCTTGGTTATTCGACGCAAGGAAAGAGGTGGCATGGAGAATATGGGGATATGGAAAGAGCCCGAATGCAGCGAATGCCTGCGGATTCTCAAGAGACAGGCCAACATTTCGACCGCCCAATTGAGCCTGCCTCAGGATGGCAGACTTGAGGTCAAACAAGGCCCTTCCCGCCTATCTTTCAGGGTTTCCCATATTCACGCTGTCAACGGTGAAAGCCTTGTTCTCCGCCTGATTGGGAAAGAATCCATTCTTCCAGAACCAGAGCAGCTTGGGATGCCTTCGACCCTTTCCACAAGGGCAAAAACCAGCCTGCTCTATGAGCGCGGTATTGTCCTTTGCACCGGTTCTACTGGTAGTGGAAAAACAACGACAATGTGTTCACTAATTTCATCTTTGAACAAACACTGCCTGAAGATACTGACGATTGAGGATCCTATAGAGTTTGATTTATCCAATGCGACCCAGTGTGCTGTCAATCCTTCTACAGGATGGACCTTTTCCGAAGCACTGAAGGCTTTTCTCAGGCAGGATCCGGATATTATTATGATTGGTGAAATCAGGGACGAAGAATCAGCGGCCATGGCCTGCCGGGCCGGATTGACCGGCCACAGTGTTCTGTCATCGCTGCATGCCCACTCCCCTGTAGCCGCCCTGGACCGCTTGCAGGCGTGGGGATTGGCTCCCGGGATTCTTGCAGAATCAATCCGGCTTGTAATCCACCAGAAATTAACGGTGAATCCAAAATCTAAAATCCGCAAAGCTCACTTCAAATGGATAAGCGGGGATCCGGATGAAATCTACAGCTATTATCTAAATAAAACGATTCCAGCAAGCTGGCCAGTTCCCGACAATCCCCTTGCTCCCTCCACTTCGGACGGGGTTTCGTATCCTGTAACGTAA
- the trpS gene encoding tryptophan--tRNA ligase: MSSPEKKVILTCAQPTGQLHLGNYFGALRNWASMIDDYECFFGIVDQHAITLPYVPAELRQATYRNLALYIACGLDPSKCHLFCQSHIIGHTELAWVLGCLCPIGQLERMTQFKDKSQREDSGFIGAGLLNYPVLMAADILLYNADRVPVGEDQKQHVELCRDLAIKFNNTYSETFRVPEVYIPKTGARIKSLQDPLKKMSKSDANQSGCVYLLDSPKTIRKKIRSAVTDSGSEVRAGKDKPGITNLLTIFSSATGRSVEDLEKQFEGSQYGPFKDAVADAVINALEPIQAKYEEIHNDKAYLDSVFKQGAEVAQKRAYKMISKVYRKAGFAPRT; the protein is encoded by the coding sequence ATGTCCAGCCCAGAAAAGAAAGTCATCCTTACTTGTGCCCAGCCAACCGGGCAGCTCCATCTTGGAAATTATTTCGGGGCTCTTCGTAACTGGGCGTCGATGATAGACGATTACGAATGCTTTTTTGGGATTGTCGACCAGCATGCGATCACCCTCCCCTATGTCCCCGCGGAGCTTCGTCAAGCGACTTACCGTAACCTGGCGCTCTATATCGCCTGTGGGCTTGATCCCTCGAAGTGCCATCTCTTTTGCCAGAGCCACATCATCGGCCACACCGAACTGGCGTGGGTCCTCGGATGCCTTTGTCCGATCGGCCAGCTTGAGAGGATGACCCAGTTCAAGGACAAATCCCAGCGGGAGGACAGTGGGTTTATTGGTGCGGGTTTATTAAATTACCCGGTTTTAATGGCGGCGGATATCTTGTTGTACAATGCCGACCGCGTCCCGGTTGGAGAAGACCAGAAGCAACACGTAGAGCTTTGCCGCGACTTGGCCATCAAGTTCAACAACACTTATTCGGAAACCTTTCGGGTGCCGGAAGTCTATATCCCGAAGACAGGTGCCCGGATCAAGTCGCTACAGGATCCCTTGAAGAAAATGTCTAAATCCGATGCAAACCAATCGGGTTGTGTGTATTTGCTGGATTCCCCAAAGACTATCCGCAAGAAAATCCGCTCGGCGGTGACGGATTCCGGGAGCGAGGTAAGGGCAGGCAAAGACAAACCGGGCATCACCAACCTCCTGACAATTTTCAGCTCAGCAACCGGGCGCAGTGTTGAGGATCTCGAAAAACAATTCGAGGGATCACAATACGGGCCCTTCAAGGACGCTGTGGCAGATGCGGTGATCAATGCCCTTGAACCCATTCAGGCGAAGTATGAGGAAATCCACAACGACAAGGCCTACCTTGACTCGGTTTTCAAGCAGGGGGCTGAAGTCGCCCAAAAGCGCGCCTATAAGATGATTTCAAAAGTCTACCGCAAGGCAGGCTTTGCCCCGCGTACCTGA
- the uxaC gene encoding glucuronate isomerase: MTFITEDFLLQNDAAKELYHGYAQDLPIIDYHCHLSPEDIATNRTFANLFEIWLEGDHYKWRTMRTNGIDERYCTGDAEPKEKFLAFAKTLPDCLRNPMYHWCHLELKRYFGIEKTLGPDTAEEIWSEANTKLADGPMTAHKILEKFKVSVVCTTDDPVDSLEHHEKIASSNIATRVYPTFRPDKAIALNDVAIWNQWVDKLSAVSNLDCSNLAGLRDALKNRHDFFHSVGGRLSDHGLERCYADFPTEAEATAIFDKARSGKAVTPEEIKQFASHLMEFFGELDAEKGWVKQLHLGAMRNVNDQLYNALGPDIGCDSIGDFDQGSTLGRYLGRLAGKSILPKTILYNLNPRDNYLFATMIGNFQRGSVPGKMQLGSGWWFLDQKEGMTWQINALSNLGLLGHFVGMLTDSRSFMSYCRHEYFRRLICQIIGEDVEKGELPNDMTLLGTLVDKICYTNASHYFGFELGDYVK; this comes from the coding sequence GTTGCAGAACGATGCAGCGAAGGAGCTGTACCACGGGTATGCACAGGACCTGCCCATTATTGATTACCATTGCCACTTGTCCCCGGAGGACATTGCAACCAACCGGACATTTGCAAACCTGTTTGAAATATGGCTGGAAGGCGATCACTACAAGTGGCGGACAATGCGCACAAACGGGATCGATGAACGTTATTGCACTGGCGATGCAGAGCCGAAAGAAAAATTTCTGGCTTTTGCCAAGACCCTTCCTGATTGCCTGCGTAACCCAATGTACCACTGGTGCCACTTGGAGCTGAAGCGTTACTTTGGAATTGAGAAAACCCTGGGTCCAGACACCGCTGAGGAAATCTGGAGTGAGGCAAATACCAAACTGGCGGACGGGCCGATGACCGCGCATAAGATCCTTGAGAAATTTAAAGTGTCGGTTGTCTGCACAACGGATGACCCGGTGGATTCCCTCGAGCATCACGAGAAGATTGCCTCGAGTAATATAGCGACCCGGGTCTATCCCACTTTCCGCCCCGACAAGGCAATTGCCCTGAATGATGTCGCGATCTGGAATCAATGGGTCGATAAACTCTCAGCGGTAAGTAACTTGGATTGCTCCAATCTGGCGGGTCTGCGCGATGCCCTGAAGAACCGGCATGACTTCTTCCATTCAGTTGGCGGCAGGCTTTCAGACCATGGCCTGGAAAGGTGTTATGCGGATTTCCCGACGGAAGCAGAGGCTACGGCGATTTTCGATAAGGCTCGTAGTGGAAAAGCGGTGACACCGGAGGAGATTAAGCAATTTGCTTCACACCTGATGGAGTTTTTCGGTGAACTCGACGCGGAGAAGGGTTGGGTCAAGCAGCTGCACTTGGGTGCGATGCGTAATGTCAACGATCAGCTCTACAATGCCCTCGGGCCGGACATAGGCTGTGACTCGATCGGAGACTTTGATCAGGGGTCAACTCTCGGTCGATATCTAGGGAGACTCGCGGGAAAGAGTATTCTACCCAAAACAATCCTCTACAATTTGAATCCCCGCGATAACTATCTGTTCGCCACGATGATAGGAAATTTTCAAAGGGGAAGCGTTCCCGGGAAAATGCAGCTTGGAAGCGGTTGGTGGTTCCTTGACCAAAAGGAAGGCATGACCTGGCAGATCAATGCACTGTCAAACCTCGGCCTGCTCGGTCACTTTGTTGGTATGCTCACGGACTCCCGCAGTTTCATGAGTTATTGTCGGCATGAATACTTCCGCCGTCTAATATGCCAAATAATCGGTGAGGACGTTGAGAAGGGCGAGCTACCAAATGACATGACCCTTCTCGGAACCCTCGTTGATAAAATCTGCTATACCAACGCTTCTCATTACTTTGGATTTGAGCTCGGAGATTACGTCAAGTAA
- a CDS encoding type IV pilus twitching motility protein PilT, with amino-acid sequence MTLEAAVENEAMNCPYEMNDLLELMVDQEASDLHLQVNQAPTLRISGSMVHVEGPPLTASDTKALMQAITSDAMQEQLKTRGGADFGFAFMDRARFRVSVMKAKGNYGMVLRTIPKDLFGLRQIGLPDHVKELLTRPRGLILVTGPTGSGKSTTLASMVNWINENRDGHIITIEDPIEYFHEHKNCIITQREVGNDTPSFSEALRGALRQDPDVILVGEMRDLETIEAAVSAAETGHLVFGTLHTTGAARTVDRIVDAFPDSTKDQIRTQLASSVVAVISQVLLKKKGGGRIAAFEIMVTTTSVAALIRENKTYRITSEIQTGSQYGMIGLDAHLSSLVNRGLVEPNDALEKSQSPVELKQKFREANISFTDI; translated from the coding sequence ATGACATTAGAAGCAGCAGTTGAAAACGAAGCCATGAATTGCCCGTATGAGATGAACGATCTTCTTGAATTGATGGTCGATCAGGAGGCAAGTGATCTTCACTTACAGGTTAATCAAGCGCCAACCTTGCGGATTAGCGGCTCCATGGTTCATGTCGAGGGTCCGCCATTGACCGCCTCGGACACGAAGGCACTGATGCAGGCCATCACTTCCGACGCCATGCAGGAGCAATTGAAGACACGCGGTGGAGCAGACTTCGGTTTTGCCTTTATGGACCGGGCGCGCTTTCGCGTGAGCGTTATGAAGGCCAAGGGGAACTACGGCATGGTCTTGCGGACCATTCCAAAGGATCTTTTCGGGCTTCGCCAGATCGGGCTCCCTGATCACGTGAAGGAGCTTCTTACAAGACCGCGCGGGCTGATCCTGGTTACCGGGCCAACCGGATCCGGCAAGTCGACCACCCTCGCCTCCATGGTCAATTGGATCAATGAAAACCGCGATGGACACATCATTACCATTGAAGATCCGATCGAGTACTTTCACGAGCACAAGAACTGTATCATTACACAGCGTGAAGTTGGCAATGATACGCCATCCTTCTCGGAAGCGCTGAGAGGTGCCCTGCGTCAGGATCCCGACGTCATTCTGGTCGGGGAAATGCGTGACCTTGAAACAATCGAAGCCGCTGTCTCTGCCGCTGAAACGGGTCACCTTGTTTTTGGTACGCTTCATACGACCGGTGCGGCTCGTACGGTTGATCGCATTGTCGATGCGTTCCCTGATTCCACCAAGGATCAGATTCGTACGCAACTTGCCTCATCGGTTGTCGCTGTCATCTCCCAGGTCCTTCTCAAGAAAAAAGGTGGTGGCCGTATTGCCGCATTTGAAATCATGGTGACGACCACTTCCGTCGCCGCCTTGATCCGCGAAAACAAGACCTATCGGATCACCTCCGAGATCCAAACTGGTTCACAATATGGGATGATTGGCCTGGATGCCCATCTCTCCAGCCTCGTCAACCGTGGCCTTGTTGAGCCAAATGACGCTCTCGAAAAGTCCCAGAGCCCCGTTGAGCTGAAGCAGAAATTCCGCGAGGCCAATATCAGCTTCACCGACATCTAG
- a CDS encoding phosphoribosylaminoimidazolesuccinocarboxamide synthase encodes MDARTLREALPKEALLQLPELPFKKVGSGKVREIYDTGEAFLIIATDRLSAFDVVLPDGIPGKGIILTQISLFWFEETASLIRNHLVPGHAEALSELLYDHKSLIPRSMLVHKRQPLSIEAVVRQYLAGSGWKDYLKTGSLFGLPVPSGLRESESLPVPFFTPTTKAQAGEHDIPITPEEGYSLVGESRFEEVRDISLKLFALGSAAARACGLILADTKFEFGTDGSGKLSLIDEILTPDSSRYWPKDSYEPGQPQKAFDKQYVRDYLETLDWDKTAPGPKLPQEIILQTQARYLEAADKLLPK; translated from the coding sequence ATGGACGCAAGAACTCTGCGGGAGGCACTTCCAAAGGAAGCCCTTCTGCAACTGCCTGAACTACCCTTTAAAAAGGTTGGTTCTGGCAAGGTCAGGGAGATTTATGACACGGGGGAGGCCTTCCTGATTATTGCCACTGACCGGTTGAGTGCATTTGACGTTGTTCTGCCTGATGGAATTCCCGGAAAGGGAATAATCCTTACCCAGATCAGCTTGTTCTGGTTTGAAGAGACAGCCTCCTTGATCAGGAATCATCTGGTGCCGGGCCACGCCGAGGCCCTTTCAGAATTGCTTTATGATCACAAATCCCTGATCCCGAGGTCCATGCTGGTCCACAAACGCCAGCCATTGTCTATTGAGGCTGTGGTGCGGCAGTATCTGGCCGGGAGCGGCTGGAAGGATTATCTGAAAACCGGGAGTCTCTTCGGGCTTCCCGTACCAAGTGGTTTGAGGGAAAGTGAATCCCTTCCGGTGCCCTTCTTTACCCCGACAACAAAGGCGCAGGCTGGTGAGCATGATATTCCCATCACACCGGAGGAGGGCTACAGCCTCGTTGGTGAGTCACGATTTGAAGAAGTTCGGGATATCAGTTTGAAACTCTTTGCTCTTGGTTCCGCGGCGGCCCGGGCCTGTGGCCTGATTCTGGCCGACACAAAATTTGAATTTGGAACGGATGGCAGCGGGAAGCTCTCGCTGATCGATGAAATCCTCACACCCGATTCCTCGCGGTACTGGCCGAAGGACAGCTATGAGCCGGGACAGCCACAGAAGGCGTTCGACAAGCAATATGTCCGGGACTACCTGGAAACGCTTGATTGGGACAAGACCGCTCCGGGTCCCAAGTTGCCACAGGAAATCATCCTGCAAACCCAGGCCCGCTACCTTGAAGCGGCCGATAAACTTCTGCCTAAATAA
- a CDS encoding GspE/PulE family protein — MPSYRPFLTPLLPKSLSGVAQARREPPKSPLEEEALLGGFQGQEERIWTLLEQKVKESFGISLLLDLPEKCRVVSCPGMIRQRTPNRFLVLQTPHTNWFLIEQPASIPLIDMYSVEDQRAAIARPTLFARLWREMENVGEPEVAPDLQVEESSEKTARALEKYITALVQMGDPSDWHLEPGQDGFRSRLRIDGRLQLDEFIPAAKGRWLINSLVSVIGLNPAAGIASEGQLLHRLPSGKEIPLRVSMIPSQHGPAVVMRFLYPLEKRKMHLEILGLPPEDTEVLTHRYQAGRGLWLVVGPTGSGKSTTLRAFLQLSIKAQEKVLAVEDPVEFPLPGAHHLSVGAPPGLTWTRALRAFLRQAPDSVLIGEIRDEETATIALQAARTGHRILSTLHARDNPGVKRRLCDLGQPSDSLDSVCECILHQRLLPRLCPHCRSLAPVSQAASAEIRRAGLPVPATLASGKGCTHCHSGVKGRMPIFSSGDFSPRSETRIELQRSAWNAVFRHEVSLNDALPHLSEPLRSRFGICQP; from the coding sequence ATGCCCAGTTACCGTCCGTTTCTCACACCTTTATTACCAAAGTCGCTGTCAGGGGTTGCTCAAGCGCGCAGAGAGCCTCCCAAGTCACCATTGGAGGAAGAGGCGCTCCTCGGTGGCTTCCAGGGCCAGGAGGAAAGGATATGGACGCTCTTGGAGCAGAAGGTAAAGGAATCGTTTGGGATATCGCTGTTGCTCGACCTGCCTGAAAAATGCAGGGTTGTTTCCTGCCCGGGAATGATCCGGCAAAGGACCCCAAATCGCTTTCTTGTTCTGCAAACCCCGCATACAAACTGGTTTCTGATCGAACAGCCGGCTTCAATCCCCTTGATTGACATGTATTCCGTCGAAGACCAGAGGGCTGCCATCGCACGGCCGACCCTTTTCGCAAGGCTTTGGCGGGAAATGGAGAACGTTGGAGAACCTGAGGTTGCACCGGACCTTCAAGTCGAAGAATCCAGCGAGAAAACCGCCCGGGCACTGGAGAAATACATCACCGCATTGGTGCAGATGGGCGATCCGTCCGATTGGCATCTGGAACCGGGCCAGGATGGATTCCGCTCGCGGCTCCGAATTGATGGCCGCCTTCAATTGGACGAGTTCATCCCAGCTGCGAAGGGCCGGTGGCTCATCAACTCACTTGTCTCAGTCATCGGGCTGAATCCTGCCGCAGGTATCGCCTCAGAAGGACAGTTACTGCATCGGTTGCCTTCGGGAAAAGAGATTCCGCTGAGGGTTTCCATGATCCCCTCCCAGCACGGTCCAGCGGTTGTGATGCGCTTCCTCTATCCGCTGGAGAAAAGGAAAATGCATCTGGAAATACTGGGCCTGCCACCAGAAGACACGGAAGTGCTTACCCACCGCTATCAGGCGGGCCGCGGATTGTGGCTCGTCGTGGGCCCAACGGGATCGGGAAAGTCGACAACCCTGCGTGCGTTCCTGCAGCTTTCGATAAAGGCGCAGGAAAAAGTTCTGGCCGTTGAGGATCCTGTTGAATTTCCCCTGCCTGGGGCGCACCACCTGTCGGTTGGGGCCCCGCCAGGACTGACATGGACGCGGGCACTCCGCGCATTTCTGCGCCAGGCCCCGGATTCCGTTCTAATTGGGGAAATCCGGGATGAGGAAACGGCTACCATCGCACTGCAAGCGGCGAGGACAGGCCACCGGATTTTGAGCACACTGCATGCCCGTGATAATCCCGGGGTTAAACGGCGTTTATGCGACCTTGGACAGCCTTCGGATTCACTGGATAGCGTCTGTGAGTGTATTCTGCATCAGCGCTTGCTCCCACGGTTATGCCCCCATTGTCGCAGTCTGGCGCCTGTATCACAGGCTGCCTCGGCTGAAATTCGCCGCGCGGGCCTCCCTGTTCCAGCAACGCTGGCATCAGGAAAAGGATGCACGCATTGCCATTCGGGTGTTAAAGGAAGAATGCCCATCTTCTCTTCCGGAGACTTCAGTCCAAGGAGCGAGACCCGGATTGAACTGCAGAGATCCGCATGGAATGCTGTTTTTCGGCACGAGGTGTCTCTCAATGATGCCCTTCCGCACCTTTCAGAACCTCTCCGCTCCCGTTTTGGGATTTGCCAACCGTAA
- a CDS encoding ATP-binding protein: protein MGNPPKRIEIKGKLRPEKDEILLLDNHGLLNLFNILERQLEGLNALIREDKLKSYSQFCVHILMVISEGDLEEKIPGIEKELEELTTYIRGLIERKPRHLEFFRGILETVEVAHVRLQELNEDRLSWRSIPLAEFRSRLNQFLSATERVSRGKFHFVYPPEEVSPLSYKINFQINSQNEELMAPPVLHDTIRDIVGNARKYSPPGTEITIVLQETEPPGIELSVSDSGIGIPETEIEKVVEYGYRATNAMDRNTMGAGLGLTKAYLLSRKFGGRFIIESTEGKGAKFQLSLFRPT, encoded by the coding sequence ATGGGGAATCCGCCAAAACGTATTGAGATCAAGGGAAAACTGAGGCCAGAGAAGGATGAAATCCTCCTTCTGGACAACCATGGCCTGTTGAACCTGTTCAATATCCTGGAACGGCAACTGGAGGGCTTGAATGCCCTTATTCGGGAGGATAAGCTAAAGTCATACTCACAGTTCTGCGTGCATATCCTCATGGTGATTTCCGAGGGGGATCTGGAAGAGAAAATTCCGGGCATTGAGAAGGAGCTGGAGGAGCTCACAACTTATATCCGGGGGTTGATAGAGCGGAAACCCCGGCACCTGGAGTTTTTCAGGGGGATTCTCGAAACGGTTGAAGTGGCACATGTCCGCCTGCAGGAGTTGAACGAGGACCGGCTCAGCTGGAGAAGCATTCCCTTGGCAGAATTTCGTTCAAGGTTGAACCAGTTCCTGAGTGCAACGGAAAGAGTCAGTCGAGGCAAATTCCACTTTGTTTATCCGCCCGAAGAGGTTTCCCCGCTCAGTTACAAGATCAACTTTCAGATCAATTCGCAAAATGAGGAATTGATGGCTCCACCAGTCCTGCATGACACAATACGGGATATCGTTGGCAATGCCCGGAAATACTCCCCTCCAGGCACGGAAATTACGATTGTTTTGCAGGAAACTGAGCCACCGGGGATAGAATTAAGCGTTTCAGATAGTGGAATTGGTATTCCAGAAACTGAAATAGAGAAGGTCGTGGAATACGGCTACCGCGCCACAAACGCGATGGACCGCAACACCATGGGAGCCGGCCTTGGGCTCACAAAGGCCTATTTGCTGAGCCGGAAATTCGGTGGCCGCTTCATAATTGAAAGCACCGAGGGAAAGGGCGCCAAATTCCAATTGAGCTTGTTTCGACCAACTTGA